In the Paenibacillus pabuli genome, one interval contains:
- the mutM gene encoding DNA-formamidopyrimidine glycosylase, translating to MPELPEVETVRRTLNQLVVGKTIERVTVSLPRIIQRPDDIDAFALELAGHTITGVERRGKFLRILLDGLVLVSHLRMEGRYGVYDQHEEVEKHTHVIFHFTDGTELRYKDVRQFGTMHLFAAGEELVSKPLLKLGLEPLDPAFTVTAFREAVGKRTTKIKAVLLNQAYVVGIGNIYVDEALFRAGIHPETIAKTLTEAQLTVLHEAIVATLQDAVNAGGSSIKSYVNGQGEMGMFQHQLKIYGRKSEPCTTCGTLIEKSVVGGRGTHYCPKCQPLN from the coding sequence ATGCCGGAATTACCGGAAGTCGAAACAGTCAGAAGAACATTGAATCAGCTTGTTGTAGGTAAGACTATTGAACGCGTAACTGTTAGCTTGCCGCGCATCATTCAGCGGCCGGACGATATAGATGCATTTGCACTGGAACTCGCAGGACACACCATAACCGGAGTAGAGCGCAGAGGAAAGTTTTTACGAATTTTGTTGGACGGGCTGGTACTGGTCTCCCATCTGCGGATGGAGGGCAGATACGGCGTATACGACCAGCACGAGGAAGTGGAGAAGCATACGCATGTGATTTTTCACTTCACGGATGGTACGGAATTGAGATACAAGGATGTACGTCAGTTTGGGACTATGCATCTATTTGCAGCTGGAGAAGAGCTTGTATCCAAACCATTGTTGAAGCTTGGTCTTGAGCCGCTGGATCCGGCATTTACCGTGACCGCATTTCGTGAGGCTGTTGGTAAGCGGACGACCAAAATCAAGGCTGTATTGTTAAATCAGGCATATGTTGTTGGCATCGGGAATATTTATGTGGACGAAGCCCTTTTTCGCGCAGGCATTCACCCCGAAACCATTGCCAAGACGTTGACTGAAGCCCAATTGACGGTACTGCACGAGGCGATTGTAGCTACGCTGCAGGATGCCGTGAATGCAGGCGGGTCTTCCATCAAATCGTATGTTAATGGACAAGGCGAGATGGGCATGTTTCAGCATCAACTGAAAATCTATGGTCGCAAATCCGAGCCTTGTACAACATGCGGTACATTGATTGAGAAAAGCGTTGTTGGTGGACGTGGGACGCACTACTGTCCGAAATGCCAACCATTAAACTAA
- the polA gene encoding DNA polymerase I translates to MEKFILIDGNSIIYRAFFAMPPLTNSKGLHTNAVYGFTTMLLRLLEEHKPTHVMVAFDAGKVTFRHEGYQEYKGGREKTPPELSEQFPLLKELLQGLGIAQFELAGFEADDIIGTLTKRADEAGRQVLVVSGDKDMLQLASEHVHIGLTRKGVTEIELYDPAQIKERYGLTPLQIIDLKGLMGDASDNIPGIPGVGEKTALKLLHQFGSVEEVLNGTGELKGKMKEKIEAHAEDARMSKQLATIHREVPLEQTWDDMQFAGLKEEQAGPALAKLEFKSLLERLSFSGHAGSAAEAVPAAEVKSTIATEETIGELFGSLESIDVLHVETHGDNPHQAKLIGVAIGSGETYVYLSPEVLNAEAAAPVREWLGHPDKPKRGYDLHRIDLALHAHGLEFAGASFDVQLAAYLLDPTESNQTISGLTSKYGLPSLVEDDTVMGKGAKYKVPDAEILGDFLCRKAAAVAAIIPLQEQALENDEMNALFHELEMPLSRILADMEKQGIKANTADLQALGREFEEQISRLMAEIYRLSGTEFNLNSPRQLGEILFDKLGLPVVKKTKTGYSTDAEVLEKLAPYHDVVQLILQYRQLAKLQSTYVEGLLKEISERDGKVHTFYRQTIAATGRLSSQFPNLQNIPIRLEEGRKIRKVFVPSEPGWSILAADYSQIELRVLAHISDDERLKEAFLHDMDIHTKTASDVFGVKAEEVDSDMRRSAKAVNFGIVYGISDYGLSQNLNITRKEAAQFIDQYFEVFQGVRRYMDDIVKEARQDGFVKTLLERRRYLPEINASNFNLRSFAERTAMNTPIQGTAADIIKLAMVQMDEALRERNLKSRMLLQVHDELVFEVPADELELMKELVPSVMEKALELSVPLKAEVSFGENWYEAK, encoded by the coding sequence ATGGAAAAGTTTATTCTCATAGATGGAAATAGCATTATTTACCGGGCGTTTTTTGCAATGCCTCCTCTGACCAACTCAAAAGGACTGCATACCAATGCGGTGTATGGCTTCACCACTATGCTGCTCCGATTGCTGGAGGAGCATAAGCCGACACATGTCATGGTGGCATTTGATGCCGGCAAAGTCACTTTCCGTCACGAAGGGTATCAGGAGTATAAAGGTGGCCGTGAAAAAACACCTCCTGAGCTGTCAGAACAGTTTCCATTACTCAAGGAATTGCTTCAGGGACTGGGTATTGCCCAGTTTGAGCTGGCTGGGTTTGAAGCGGACGACATCATCGGAACGTTAACCAAACGCGCAGACGAGGCCGGGAGACAGGTATTGGTTGTATCGGGTGACAAGGATATGCTGCAGCTAGCCTCCGAACATGTGCACATCGGACTCACGCGCAAAGGGGTAACGGAAATCGAACTGTATGACCCTGCTCAGATTAAGGAACGTTACGGTCTGACTCCACTACAGATCATCGATCTCAAAGGCCTCATGGGCGATGCATCGGATAATATTCCGGGTATTCCGGGAGTTGGAGAGAAGACAGCGTTGAAACTTCTGCATCAATTCGGTTCTGTCGAGGAAGTATTGAACGGCACAGGTGAATTGAAAGGTAAAATGAAAGAGAAGATTGAAGCGCACGCCGAAGATGCCAGGATGAGCAAACAGCTGGCGACCATTCACCGCGAAGTGCCACTGGAGCAAACCTGGGATGACATGCAGTTTGCTGGGTTAAAGGAAGAGCAGGCAGGGCCAGCACTGGCCAAGCTTGAATTCAAATCCTTGCTTGAACGCTTGTCATTCAGTGGTCATGCAGGTTCTGCAGCAGAAGCCGTACCCGCTGCTGAAGTGAAATCCACCATTGCTACCGAAGAAACGATTGGGGAGCTGTTTGGCTCCCTGGAATCCATTGATGTACTCCATGTGGAGACCCATGGTGATAATCCGCATCAAGCGAAGTTGATTGGGGTAGCGATTGGATCAGGCGAGACGTATGTCTACCTGTCACCCGAAGTATTAAACGCTGAAGCTGCGGCTCCGGTGCGCGAATGGCTTGGCCATCCAGACAAGCCCAAACGTGGTTATGATCTGCATCGAATCGATCTGGCTCTGCATGCACATGGCCTTGAATTCGCAGGAGCATCCTTCGATGTGCAGCTTGCTGCCTACTTGCTTGATCCGACGGAATCCAATCAGACGATTAGCGGCTTGACTTCGAAATATGGTTTGCCTTCCCTGGTTGAAGACGACACGGTTATGGGCAAAGGTGCAAAATACAAGGTGCCTGATGCAGAAATACTGGGCGATTTCCTGTGCCGCAAGGCTGCTGCCGTGGCTGCCATTATTCCTCTTCAGGAGCAGGCACTTGAGAACGATGAGATGAACGCGCTCTTTCACGAATTGGAGATGCCGTTATCACGCATTCTGGCAGACATGGAGAAACAGGGGATTAAAGCCAATACAGCAGATCTGCAGGCCTTGGGCCGTGAGTTCGAGGAACAGATCAGCAGGCTGATGGCGGAGATTTACCGACTTTCCGGTACGGAATTCAATCTGAATTCCCCAAGACAATTAGGTGAGATTTTATTTGATAAGCTAGGCCTTCCTGTGGTGAAAAAAACCAAAACAGGTTACTCTACCGATGCCGAAGTATTGGAGAAACTGGCTCCTTATCATGACGTGGTACAGCTGATTCTTCAATACCGTCAGCTTGCGAAGCTGCAGTCCACCTATGTAGAGGGTCTCCTCAAGGAAATTTCGGAAAGGGACGGCAAAGTTCATACATTTTACCGGCAGACGATTGCTGCGACAGGGCGTCTCAGCAGCCAGTTTCCGAACTTGCAGAACATTCCGATCCGTCTGGAAGAAGGCCGCAAAATCCGGAAGGTGTTTGTTCCTTCCGAGCCAGGCTGGTCCATTTTGGCGGCCGACTATTCCCAGATTGAACTGCGTGTACTCGCCCATATCTCGGATGACGAACGGCTCAAGGAAGCATTTCTTCATGACATGGATATTCATACCAAGACAGCGTCTGACGTATTCGGAGTGAAAGCCGAAGAGGTGGACAGCGACATGCGTCGTTCGGCCAAGGCCGTTAACTTCGGAATCGTGTATGGCATCAGCGACTACGGGTTGTCCCAAAACCTGAACATTACCCGAAAAGAGGCTGCCCAGTTTATCGATCAGTACTTTGAAGTGTTCCAGGGTGTTCGTCGATATATGGACGATATTGTGAAGGAAGCACGCCAGGATGGCTTTGTCAAAACGCTGCTTGAACGCCGCCGCTACCTGCCGGAAATTAATGCAAGCAATTTTAACCTGCGTTCCTTCGCTGAGCGTACAGCCATGAATACCCCGATCCAGGGAACGGCTGCTGATATTATCAAGCTTGCCATGGTGCAGATGGATGAAGCGCTGCGTGAACGCAATTTGAAGAGCCGCATGCTGCTTCAGGTCCATGACGAACTTGTATTCGAAGTGCCTGCAGATGAGCTGGAGCTGATGAAGGAGCTTGTGCCTTCCGTTATGGAAAAAGCATTGGAGCTCTCTGTACCGCTCAAGGCAGAAGTCAGTTTCGGGGAAAACTGGTACGAAGCCAAGTAA
- the phoU gene encoding phosphate signaling complex protein PhoU, which translates to MIRRKEFDQELEELRILLRQMGEHVGTALDGAIESLRTLDAEKAQVIIKNDANLNALEDKIMELGSKLIITQQPVAKDLRRIIVAFKISSDLERMGDLALDVAKVTLRMEGQELIKPLVDIPRMAEIVKEMIDESIESFLKENTDLAYKMAQTDDQVDQLYSHMIGDLYSFMTSNPTQASQAMLLMLVGRYIERIGDHATNIGESTVYLVTGKRPDLNQ; encoded by the coding sequence ATGATTCGCAGGAAAGAATTTGATCAGGAGCTTGAAGAGCTACGCATTTTGCTTCGGCAAATGGGTGAGCATGTAGGAACGGCATTGGATGGTGCCATTGAGAGTTTACGGACATTGGATGCCGAGAAAGCTCAGGTCATCATCAAGAATGATGCGAATCTGAATGCACTGGAAGACAAAATCATGGAACTGGGCTCCAAGCTGATTATTACCCAGCAGCCAGTCGCGAAGGATTTGCGTCGCATTATTGTGGCGTTCAAGATCTCGAGTGACCTCGAGCGTATGGGCGATCTCGCCCTGGACGTTGCCAAAGTTACGCTTCGTATGGAAGGCCAGGAGCTGATTAAACCACTAGTGGATATCCCACGGATGGCGGAAATCGTCAAAGAGATGATTGATGAATCCATCGAGTCATTCCTGAAAGAGAATACGGATCTGGCTTACAAAATGGCACAAACGGATGATCAGGTTGACCAACTGTACAGTCACATGATTGGCGACCTATACAGTTTCATGACCTCTAATCCAACTCAGGCCTCTCAGGCCATGCTGCTCATGTTGGTAGGACGGTATATTGAACGCATAGGTGATCATGCAACCAACATTGGGGAGAGCACGGTTTATCTGGTAACAGGTAAGCGTCCGGATTTGAACCAATAA
- the pstB gene encoding phosphate ABC transporter ATP-binding protein PstB yields MKELIHIEGLNLYYDTHHALKNISMDLPERTVTAFIGPSGCGKSTLLRTLNRMNDMIPGVRVEGQVLLDGSDIYSNEIEVETLRKRVGMVFQQPNPFPKSIYDNVAYGPRLHGVTQKAELDQLVEQSLLHAALWDEVKDVLKKSALSLSGGQQQRLCIARALAVQPDVLLMDEATSALDPISTLKIEELVKELHHKYTIVMVTHNMHQAARVSGKTVFFLNGEVVEAADTETLFSTPQDSRTEDYISGRFG; encoded by the coding sequence ATGAAGGAACTCATTCACATTGAAGGACTTAATTTGTACTATGATACGCATCATGCGCTTAAAAATATATCGATGGACCTGCCGGAGCGGACCGTAACTGCATTCATCGGACCATCAGGTTGTGGTAAATCCACGTTGCTCCGCACATTAAACCGGATGAATGACATGATTCCGGGAGTACGTGTCGAAGGACAAGTTTTGCTTGACGGGTCGGATATCTACAGTAACGAAATTGAAGTTGAAACGCTGCGTAAACGAGTGGGCATGGTGTTTCAACAACCCAACCCTTTTCCAAAATCAATCTATGATAACGTAGCTTACGGCCCGCGCTTGCACGGTGTAACCCAGAAGGCGGAGCTGGACCAGTTGGTTGAGCAAAGTCTTTTACATGCTGCATTGTGGGATGAAGTCAAGGATGTACTCAAGAAATCGGCACTCAGTTTGTCCGGCGGACAACAGCAGCGTCTCTGTATTGCACGAGCCCTTGCGGTACAGCCTGATGTATTGCTGATGGATGAAGCAACTTCGGCACTGGATCCAATCTCCACATTGAAGATAGAGGAACTGGTCAAGGAATTGCACCATAAGTACACCATCGTCATGGTAACCCACAACATGCACCAGGCTGCTCGGGTATCGGGTAAGACCGTATTCTTCCTGAATGGAGAAGTTGTGGAGGCCGCTGATACAGAAACGCTGTTCTCCACGCCCCAGGATTCCCGAACCGAGGATTATATATCCGGACGGTTCGGTTAA
- a CDS encoding methyl-accepting chemotaxis protein, translating into MPMLLEVKPDLPAEDTYKHEDDSIRLTQNDLTELTLNTQVSIRDYCRQVPMVGVHTTCGEAAGMLSQDQTYPCVVLGDDQDRPQGLLMRETLYRILNGRFAADLFYRKPISHVADSSPVVVDVQADASEVIDVALSRSEEHFYDCIIITEENRLLGVLTMRDLMSLSRRMQQAAGEERVQTITESQKEISRIHESITKLVQSAGNTEEEAKRIIHLSEQGSSSLMRVEASYNRVHQHMGGQRQHANDMLTSIETGAGMARSIRSLADQSALLAMNASIEAAHAGDYGRGFQVVAGEIRALAKQTREVAGDMSSLLEGIGELTRQTVELVRASAAEIDDSSVHVTEGSAAFNRLNIAVEGMLHIAANIAEEGKQTGEVADYIRRKLEAMVSGEEI; encoded by the coding sequence ATGCCCATGTTGCTCGAAGTGAAGCCTGATCTACCCGCAGAAGATACATATAAGCATGAGGATGATTCGATTCGTTTGACTCAGAATGATCTTACAGAATTAACCCTCAACACTCAGGTGTCCATCCGGGACTACTGTCGTCAGGTTCCCATGGTCGGGGTGCATACCACCTGTGGAGAGGCTGCTGGCATGCTGAGTCAGGACCAAACTTATCCATGTGTTGTATTGGGCGATGATCAGGATCGCCCGCAGGGGTTGTTAATGCGGGAGACATTGTATCGAATACTCAATGGACGTTTCGCCGCGGATTTGTTTTATCGCAAGCCCATATCGCATGTTGCTGATTCATCTCCGGTGGTTGTGGATGTACAAGCGGATGCGTCAGAAGTTATTGATGTAGCTTTGTCACGAAGTGAGGAGCACTTCTATGATTGCATCATTATAACGGAGGAGAACAGGCTGCTTGGCGTGCTGACGATGCGTGATCTCATGTCCCTTTCCAGAAGGATGCAGCAAGCGGCTGGAGAAGAGCGCGTTCAGACCATTACAGAGAGCCAAAAAGAGATATCCCGCATTCATGAGTCGATCACGAAACTGGTTCAATCCGCAGGAAATACAGAAGAAGAAGCGAAACGGATTATTCACTTGTCTGAGCAGGGCTCAAGCAGTCTTATGCGGGTTGAGGCTTCGTATAACCGCGTACATCAGCACATGGGAGGACAACGCCAGCATGCAAATGATATGCTGACCTCGATAGAAACCGGAGCGGGAATGGCTCGTTCCATTCGTTCTCTAGCAGATCAAAGTGCATTGCTTGCCATGAATGCTTCAATTGAAGCAGCTCACGCTGGCGACTACGGGCGGGGCTTCCAAGTGGTTGCTGGTGAAATTCGAGCCTTAGCCAAACAAACCCGTGAGGTTGCGGGAGATATGTCCTCTTTGCTCGAGGGGATCGGCGAACTAACCAGACAAACCGTTGAACTGGTTCGTGCCAGTGCTGCTGAAATTGACGACAGCTCCGTACATGTTACTGAAGGGAGTGCAGCATTTAACCGGCTAAACATCGCCGTGGAAGGCATGTTGCATATCGCCGCCAATATTGCAGAGGAAGGCAAGCAGACTGGAGAAGTGGCGGATTATATACGGAGAAAACTGGAGGCTATGGTTTCCGGGGAAGAAATTTAA
- a CDS encoding response regulator transcription factor: MAQRLLVIEDEPTLSRLLTYNLTQEGYDVTAEDHGSSGYDRAVSQDFDLILLDLMLPGMNGLDILNKLRVQGVTTPVIILTAKNGEAEVVQGLKSGADDYITKPFGVSELLARVDAVLRRYSNGDDLPQPEDKDGSRIVLGELEIYPLKYEVTLGGQSISLRPKEFEVLLYLAKKPGVVLTRDDLMNAVWGFDYIGGQRTVDVHVSSLRKKLELDPESVHIDSIRGVGYKLVVKRKTPHHSSS, translated from the coding sequence ATGGCACAGCGTTTGCTAGTTATTGAAGATGAACCTACATTATCGAGATTACTTACGTACAACCTTACACAGGAAGGTTATGACGTTACCGCTGAGGATCATGGATCTTCAGGATATGACCGTGCAGTTTCCCAGGACTTTGATCTGATCCTGCTGGATTTGATGCTTCCAGGAATGAACGGTCTGGATATTCTGAACAAATTAAGAGTTCAGGGTGTGACTACACCCGTCATCATCCTTACAGCGAAGAACGGTGAAGCCGAGGTGGTACAGGGTCTGAAATCCGGAGCTGACGATTATATCACAAAGCCCTTTGGCGTTTCGGAGCTGCTTGCCAGAGTGGATGCCGTATTGAGACGATATTCCAATGGCGATGACCTGCCTCAACCAGAGGACAAGGACGGTTCTCGAATTGTACTGGGTGAACTTGAAATCTATCCACTGAAGTATGAAGTAACACTAGGTGGACAATCCATAAGTCTGCGTCCCAAAGAATTTGAAGTTCTGCTCTATTTGGCCAAGAAGCCAGGCGTTGTACTTACAAGGGATGACCTGATGAATGCAGTCTGGGGCTTTGATTATATTGGAGGCCAGCGCACCGTAGACGTGCATGTCAGTTCGTTACGTAAAAAGCTGGAGCTGGACCCGGAATCCGTACACATCGATTCCATTCGAGGTGTAGGTTATAAACTGGTTGTAAAAAGAAAAACTCCCCATCATTCAAGTTCGTAA
- the pnpS gene encoding two-component system histidine kinase PnpS, with protein sequence MRPFRVRLSIIMMILIGVSVIVAGYTMGRVFKTTHTTALEQTMVREINLLKATFPFHDATDPTSAETRKYYSDRAGELEKLTDSRVTFINRDGTVIGDSESDPATMDNHLDREEIKGAVGDGYGQSIRFSETLGEDMLYVALPVNSDQSDMVEVPGGKFDGYIRLSMSLAAVDQGLQRGWLIMFVALGLLFLIVALVSYRVARGLTSPIEHITKVAHRITKLEYDARVEVTRRDEIGQLGLAINGMADSLQTQLKTIRDNEALLQSVLANMAGGIVMIDASQSIALVNREAERMLGIQSERVTGKPYIELKKHYELTRTIEESVAVQERMHEEVSIFNPEERLIRIDGVPMTEDDGGYRGMLFLLQDVTAIRRLESMRSEFVANVSHELKTPVAAVKGFAETLLSGGVQDKETERSFLQIIYDEGDRLNRLIGDILELSKIESKRAPLQCSPVHVHSFFEMVLGTLSKVAEKKQIRLQMFVPEELYIEADEDKMKQIFINLLSNGINYTPEGGRVKLQVTVEHGEAEEQVVFAVSDTGIGIPKKDLPRIFERFYRVDKGRSRNSGGTGLGLSIVKHLVELHHGKLSVESELGMGTTFKVILPLIQDEEI encoded by the coding sequence ATGAGACCGTTTCGAGTTCGCCTTTCCATCATCATGATGATATTGATTGGTGTATCCGTCATTGTGGCTGGATATACGATGGGCAGAGTATTTAAAACGACACATACCACTGCACTGGAGCAAACGATGGTGCGTGAAATCAATTTGCTGAAGGCGACGTTTCCTTTCCACGATGCGACCGATCCAACCTCGGCAGAAACAAGAAAGTATTATTCGGATCGGGCAGGCGAGCTGGAGAAGCTGACCGATTCAAGAGTAACGTTTATTAATCGGGATGGAACGGTCATTGGTGATTCAGAGAGTGATCCTGCTACAATGGATAATCACTTGGACCGGGAAGAGATCAAGGGTGCAGTCGGAGATGGTTACGGCCAGTCCATTCGTTTTAGTGAGACGCTGGGGGAGGATATGTTATATGTCGCTCTGCCCGTGAACTCGGATCAAAGTGACATGGTAGAAGTGCCAGGCGGAAAATTCGATGGTTACATCCGATTATCTATGAGTTTGGCTGCGGTGGACCAGGGGTTGCAGCGTGGCTGGTTAATCATGTTTGTCGCCTTGGGACTGTTGTTCCTGATTGTGGCCCTTGTTAGTTATCGGGTTGCCCGGGGATTAACCTCACCGATCGAGCACATAACGAAGGTTGCACACCGGATTACCAAGCTGGAGTATGATGCCAGGGTAGAGGTAACACGCCGAGACGAAATTGGACAACTCGGACTGGCGATTAACGGAATGGCTGACAGTCTTCAGACCCAGCTCAAGACGATTCGGGATAATGAGGCATTACTTCAGAGTGTCCTGGCCAACATGGCCGGCGGGATTGTCATGATTGATGCGTCCCAATCCATTGCACTGGTAAACCGGGAAGCAGAGCGGATGCTGGGTATTCAGTCCGAGCGTGTGACAGGTAAACCCTATATCGAATTGAAGAAACATTATGAATTGACTCGGACGATTGAAGAAAGTGTAGCTGTTCAGGAGCGAATGCATGAAGAAGTGAGTATTTTTAACCCCGAGGAACGTCTGATTCGTATTGATGGTGTTCCGATGACTGAAGATGATGGCGGATACCGCGGGATGCTGTTCCTTTTGCAGGATGTTACGGCGATCCGCAGACTAGAGTCGATGCGCAGTGAATTCGTTGCGAATGTTTCCCATGAATTGAAGACTCCTGTGGCCGCAGTCAAAGGGTTTGCTGAGACCCTGCTTAGCGGGGGAGTGCAGGACAAAGAGACGGAACGGTCATTCTTGCAGATCATCTATGATGAAGGGGATCGATTAAACCGATTAATCGGGGATATTCTGGAGTTATCCAAAATAGAATCCAAGCGGGCGCCGCTGCAATGTTCTCCTGTGCATGTGCACTCCTTCTTCGAGATGGTTCTGGGTACACTATCCAAAGTGGCAGAGAAGAAGCAGATTCGCTTGCAGATGTTTGTTCCGGAGGAATTGTATATCGAAGCCGACGAGGATAAGATGAAACAGATTTTCATTAACCTGCTCTCGAACGGGATTAATTACACCCCTGAAGGGGGACGTGTCAAATTACAGGTGACGGTCGAACATGGTGAAGCCGAGGAACAGGTTGTATTTGCAGTATCTGACACCGGGATTGGTATTCCGAAGAAGGATCTGCCGCGCATTTTCGAACGTTTCTACCGGGTAGACAAGGGAAGATCGCGTAACTCTGGTGGTACCGGGCTTGGATTGTCCATTGTGAAACATCTGGTGGAGCTGCACCACGGCAAGTTATCGGTTGAGAGTGAACTTGGGATGGGGACCACGTTCAAGGTAATCCTGCCACTGATTCAGGATGAAGAAATCTAG
- a CDS encoding cupin domain-containing protein — MKISKHNAAHYIWGAQCDGWHLVQNEGLSIIHERMPAGTSEIRHYHNVSRQFFFILSGVACMELDGTEYTLEPHEGLEIPPGVPHQMQNTSANEVEFLVVSLPSTRGDRIESTDL; from the coding sequence ATGAAGATTAGCAAGCATAACGCAGCACATTACATATGGGGTGCACAATGTGATGGATGGCATCTCGTGCAGAACGAGGGTTTGAGCATTATTCATGAGCGCATGCCGGCAGGAACATCTGAAATACGTCACTACCATAACGTAAGCCGCCAATTCTTCTTCATCCTTAGCGGAGTCGCATGTATGGAACTGGATGGAACGGAATATACTCTTGAGCCGCATGAAGGACTGGAGATTCCACCAGGCGTGCCTCATCAGATGCAAAATACAAGTGCAAATGAAGTCGAGTTTCTGGTTGTTTCACTACCAAGTACACGTGGCGATCGGATAGAGTCAACTGACCTGTAA
- a CDS encoding SDR family oxidoreductase gives MSTNTQTQKTMPAQHQDQRPGIESEMHPKPEFEKPQYKAADKLLDKVALITGGDSGIGRAVAVTYAKEGADVAIVYLSEHKDAEETKRQVEQEGRKCILIAGDIGDVSFAKKAVQQTVEQLGKLDIVVNNAAEQHPQQQLEDITPEQLERTFRTNIFGMFYVTQAALPHLKQGSTIINTTSITAYRGSPTLLDYSSTKGAITSFTRSLSMNVIEKGIRVNAVAPGPIWTPLIPSTFDEKKVSEFGATQPMKRPGQPDELAPAYVYLASDDSSYVSGQVMHINGGEVVNG, from the coding sequence ATGTCAACCAATACACAAACGCAAAAAACAATGCCAGCGCAGCATCAGGATCAGCGTCCCGGCATTGAATCGGAGATGCACCCTAAGCCGGAGTTTGAAAAACCGCAATATAAGGCAGCTGACAAATTGTTGGACAAAGTTGCCCTGATTACCGGAGGTGACAGTGGAATTGGACGTGCCGTTGCCGTTACGTATGCCAAAGAGGGTGCGGATGTAGCCATTGTATACCTGAGTGAACACAAGGATGCGGAAGAGACCAAACGTCAAGTGGAGCAGGAAGGACGCAAGTGTATCCTGATTGCCGGCGACATTGGGGATGTTTCATTTGCCAAGAAAGCCGTTCAGCAGACAGTAGAGCAGCTGGGTAAGCTGGATATTGTCGTTAACAATGCGGCCGAGCAGCACCCGCAGCAGCAGCTGGAAGATATTACGCCTGAACAACTGGAGCGGACATTCCGCACTAATATATTCGGGATGTTTTATGTCACACAGGCAGCCCTGCCACATCTGAAGCAAGGCAGCACGATCATCAACACAACGTCCATCACGGCCTATCGCGGAAGTCCAACCCTTCTCGATTATTCATCCACCAAAGGAGCGATCACGTCATTCACACGTTCCCTGTCCATGAATGTCATTGAGAAAGGCATTCGGGTAAATGCAGTAGCTCCAGGTCCAATCTGGACACCACTCATTCCATCGACATTTGATGAGAAAAAAGTGAGCGAGTTCGGTGCAACACAGCCGATGAAACGTCCTGGTCAACCGGATGAGCTGGCTCCTGCATACGTGTATCTTGCATCAGATGATTCATCTTATGTGAGTGGACAAGTCATGCACATCAACGGCGGCGAAGTGGTTAACGGATAA